The Kryptolebias marmoratus isolate JLee-2015 linkage group LG21, ASM164957v2, whole genome shotgun sequence genome segment CTAAGACTGTCATACGAGctcaaaccaaaataaatgtctCAGAAGTAACCAGAAACTCCAACTGTTATCCAGTCTTACTTGTCAAGGTCTTCTGCCAATGAGCTATGAAATCCAGCACCTGTTTCCGCAAGTGAGATGACTGTAACTTAAGCATTTCGTTAGTGTGGATTTTTTGGTGCTTTCCGAGGGCTCCACAATCACATCTCAATATGTTATTCTTTTTAGGTGATTGGCCCAACAAAAAGTGTTAATTCGGTCCTGAAAATGTGGAACATTATGAAGGCTGAATCCTCACAAGTGGGCTTCCCCTCCATCagctcttcttcagctcctttGAAAATATTATAAAAGGAGAATCATTGTGATTTGATTACTGGccgaaaaaaacataaaaaaaacatagaaaacatctaaaacctttGCATCCTCTATtgtaaacagatttaaacagtTAGAAACAGCTTTTAAGAACTGACAAATATATAGTGATAATGCAGAAAGCCAATCAGACACATCTAGATATATTATGCCAACCAGTCAAAATAGGAAATGTGCTAAAATGGCTTAAGGGATGTATACAAACTGTTTAGAGCAGTGGAACAATCTCTGAAAAAGGATGAGAGAGATGCATTGACCATTTACTGATTATCCACTGTATGACAAATATAGAGCTAATCTTGGGAATCACTTAGTggtaaaatactattttatgtgtGAAAAATGATCTTTGATGTGCTTTTTATAGGTTTGACAAAAGAAATGGCAAGAAATTGCATCCTTGTGACAAGAACTGTTTAAAGAAGGTTCTCTGCTAAGCTGTTGACACAACTCTgcaactctggttcatccttgaGTTTAAAAGCTGTTAATAAGTTGGAACGATTCAAAGGACAGGGTTAGGTTTTTGTGAGACTTTATCTCGGTGTTCTCTCCTTGATGCTCAAGGTCTGGTGTGGAGAACAAAGGAGGGCACGCTCGACTCAAGATCAGGTCAACTCTTGAGTACATGGTTCTCACTTTGTGTTGTGTATGATGCATGGATGAATCAGGACCTCCTGACTGCAGCCCTTAGATGATCTGAAATGTATTATGTTTGATGCGTGGGTGGTACATGCACTTACAGGTGCGTATGTGTTTGgactgtgtttatatttgttatGATCTGTCCTTGGTGTGGACAAAAAGAGCTGAACGAGGTGGTGGGGTTATAtaaagagacagagaaagagctATAGATAGGGAGATGGAAGGGGGTACAGACAgtacagaaaaccaaaaatgagggatgactcaagacttttgcacagtactgtctCTCTTGCTCTAGGTGTATGTGTCTCACCTTTGACTGCTGCAACATTTACTAGTTTTTACAtagttttgcattattttttccaGCTATTGACTTGTTTTTCCACCCTAACTCATCTTTACCACTAGGGGGCAGACTATATATACCTCCAACACTTAATCACTTCAAGTATAAACTCAGATTATTTTCTCACACATTaaaagctgaagaagaaaaacaaattgaaatcCTTTGACTCTACAGTCAAGTTCTGTGTTGGCCCGCCAGCTATTTCTCATGTAAACCATGTGAAAGCCAGTcataacttcctgttttcaccaACAACCATAAAAATAAGCTGAGACGAGATGCAcacttacacacaaacacacacatatgtaaaCATACTGCTGCTGACCCAAACCAGGCCTAACTGAGCGTTGCCAGTTCCTCTCATGTGGTCTCTCTGTGACGCTGGCCGGTCTGAGTGCTTCAACAGTTTCTCCTCGCAGCTGTGCGCCATCCCCTGGCGTGATGAAAGGCTGCCTGTCTGTCAGTGCTGGGACAAAGACAGAGAAATCTCACCACATATGTAATTAGGATTGCTCCACGGGCATTATGGATCATCATGAGGAAATCAACAACTCGTTCATTGTAATTTGTCCAACCCGAAATAGGAAAATCGACAGAGAAACCACAGAATGCAGGATGTCTGCTATACATGAAAACAATAGATGCGAAACACATTCAATTTCAATCAAAATagtcttttatttaatcattgcAATATAATTGATTGATATGtacatgatttttaaaagctgcataCATATGGCAAGGTTGGGATTGATCAGTGTAGTGAACCCCAGGCAGACATGAAATGTACCAAGGATCCAGAagtctttaacttttttttttttcagctttattttcagAGAACAGCAAACATTTCAGACCAAATGCACAATGCTGAGCTCCACATCAGACTATTTGGATTATGTGGCAAAATACACTAAAAATTCCAGCATTACCGTTTGCATAAAGTGATAAGGAGAAGTTCGGAGCAGCAGGGAAAAGGAGGTTGTCAGAACTCGAGGTCCTGAGGTCTCAATGCAACCACAATCTTGTGTCATGCAGCTTGCACTCAGTTCTTCCACCATCTTGCCTTCTGTGTCTGGATAAACTTTTACAGCTCACAGAGCCGACTGTGTTGCACCTATGATTTGTTATGGCAGACAACCATCTTTTGTGCAAGCCTTCGAAATGAATGGGTTTCCAAGCACAGATGTGCGTTTGGTCTGAAAGGGCCTCAGAAGCTACAGGACacataaataacacaaatgagCTTTCATAGACACAAACATCAGCTGCTTGTGGCATCATGTAAGCACAGAGACGTTTCAGCCAAATGTCTGCTGAGACAAGATTTGAcccaagaaaatgaaaaactcaGAGTAAAACATCTCTGTTAGAATCTTATTTAAATGCTAAATCAGAACTACAGCATGGCTGCTGTAACAGCAACTTTTAAACACTCTGCCAATAATTAGCAAATCACAAAATTAAGaacagcaattaaaaaaaagtaaaacagcacaatatctttaaaatgtttgttttgaaggaCTTCCTGGACACATGgctttgtttcagttgtttttggaTGGGATAGACTTAAAAGTCAAAACCAATCTAAAGCAGGTCTTTTTAAACAATTgaaatgtctttatttctaTGGCACAGTcattttgaccttttatttaacattcacTACAgtcactttgattttttttacatttcagcaaccggattttttttttattattataaggCTTAACAGTACTGAGATAGTTTGAATGCTGGTAAAGATCCCTGCTGTTATTTCTCTTCAGTCAGTTTAGACCACTGACAGATATgataactagagacaggactgGAAGCCAGAAGTTGAAGGCACAAAGGAAGTGGAGCCCCTAGTGGCTGACTGCAGTACAACGTTTAAGTCCCATCCCTCCATGTTTAAAAAACCTCAGGAAAATGTTATCTCAAATGGTTTTGcaggaacagccaaaagaaaaagaagatttaaaatcaGCTGCATTTTGCCTGCTGTTGGTGGCattctttgatttaaaaggtcacaaatcagctgtaaaaatattaatttttcttttagaaagtatcacactttttaaaaatagataaaaccaataaacacaaacacaacttctgaaaaaaataaacacatcaagAATTACccttacaaaatatttaaaacaatcataaaaatgtcacttttcttCATCCAAGtttgtacaataaaatataatgaaatcAACCAAACCTGGAGTAAAGTAGCTTATCAAATGCATAGCATTTTTCTTCAACTTGAACTGCACATGTGGTGcaataaaaaggtaataaacAAAGCCTATGTACATGCTAAATAAACTTCTTACCAAAAACCTGTTGATAGTGTAAAACAGCTCCTGTTTGCTTCACTCAGTGAAATgcttcaaattattattatttgtaaaaatgttgtccAGTCAGATTGTCTTAGAAAAGTAAATTTCAGccataaaagcattaaaaagtaTTTCCACATAGTGGATATTTATGATATAAAAAGTATTGAAGTGATCCAAATTAGAAATATGATATGTATcgatgtttagtttttaaaatatccatGGTGCAAGGAAAGAGTTCGGCTTTTCCAGTATGAGCCCATTCCAAACATAATTACCCATCACTGTTTGAGCAAATGGGAGTTTCTCTCTGAGAAAGTCTTGCAGCTTTccagtgaaaataaatgaaaggctAAAACCActaatgcaagaaaaaaaaaattgattttggTTTCATACTGGAGCCTGATATGGCCCAACTATTGCTTTTGGAATTGATCTTGGTCCTGACATAAAACACAACCACTTTTTTCACTTTACCAGTAGTCTCTCCTTTATCATTTCTTGGACTGGTAGTGTCTCTTCTCGCAAGGTGCTCTGGGAAATGCAGTCCCTTTGTGATCTTAGGCTGTTCTGAAAAAACTGAGCTGTCTCGCTGGCCTCTTCCTGGACAGGACTTCCGAAAGCAGTGTCCTGCCCCCCCTCGTCGCTGCTGTTTGACATCTGGCTGACGTAGACGACGATAACATCACCTGTAACGTTCATCACTTGACCGCTGGAGATGAAAGTAGTGTTGTGGTTCCCCGAAACCAGAcctaaatggtaaaaataaggcagagaaacaaaggagattttgagaagaagaaaatgcaaatagACAGAAGtagcaaagtaaaaaaaggtgaaatattTAGGATATTTAAATAATACTTTGGTTTCTGTTAGAGTTTGTAAAGGTTCGGgtctttgtttctggttttgttttgtattacacTCTGCTTgggtttcttgtgtttctttttgagCTTAGTTTTGGATATTCATGTGAGTTTATGTCCTGGTCATAACCTCTTGATTTTCCTCAATAGTCCCTGGTTCCAGCCTCTTAAGCTCCACCTGGTtttcattagtaatcagcacacctgtttccacttattCATCAGCCTTCCTGGTTTATCCAGTCCTTGCACAATTCTTTATCAtatcttcctgtttgttcttgttcatTCCTCATTACCTAGTGATGGGAATTATGACAGCTTTTTTCTGGGATTCAGATTATTTGGCTTCCCAAAAAAAAGAGGGCTGTTTCAGATCCCAAAGAGCTTCCAAAGAAGCCATCTCAGAGCCATTATTTCCATCCTTACAGTGAAGGTCCTGTTCTGGTGTTTTGCCTTGTTTCCTACATgcctaaatgttaaaattcGAGTCTTTCgagtctgcatttgggtccattCAGCCACAAATGCATGACAGTTTCATGACCAATTCATGAAATTGCAATtgcaacaaacaggagaaatgtCTAGAAGACCAAAAGATCTCCCCATAATTATGACGCAGTTGAAGAAAGGACAAAATCTTGGCTAACCTCAGGTGACTGGGACATCAAACCCACTTGCCCAGTGGGTTTAATGACAATGCAAGATGACCACAAAAAAGCCACAGCTACATAGACCATCACATCATTTCCTTTTTAGCCACACTAGAGTTTCCAGCAATTTTTAGTATGGGAAAATCAAGATGTTTGAATACTTGTAAATTTTAGTTTTGGATTTTATGTTGCAATTTAggtcattttttcccccattcaTTAACATGTTTGTCTAAAAGAAGACTTAACTGAGCTCTACAATGGGTCTAAAAATCCTTTGCACACCCAATGCCAATATACTCTTGGTGCATCAGGATAAACTGTGTTTTGTAATCCACACTTTACCACATTAAATCTCTGGTTCCGATTTTGTCCCGCCTCCTGTCTGACTTTCCAGCCGACCCTGTGTGACTCACGACTTATGCCTCATCTATTCAGGCACACGTGAGCagtcacactcacacacacatacattatcATACTGCATGTAAACATGTTCTAGTAGGGATGTTTAATTCTGTAAAGCACACATTTCCCTTTAGAGTTAAAGAGACAGGCGAACACGATCACACCCTCACAGAGATggtctgtttctgtgttcacATCTCAGAGCTTTTCCGGGAATGCTAGTCGAGTTGGGGGgggaaaaatgctgttttaccACAGCTTTGAAAACAAAGCTCAATGGAATCTGACTAATGCCTTCtgagttatgttttttttttctggatgctCAACAAGTGCAGTAATTTAGGgctgaaaactgaaatgtaGCAGAAAGATTTGCTTTTCCATCATTTAGGAATAGGAAgggctcaatttttttttttttttaaagttgcctTTCTACTCAAACGATACCAGCTTAATTCTTTATCCAGACAGCTAGAAGTGCTAAGGTGCTCTTCAGCTTCTAAGCCTGCTCTAGTTGAGGAGCAAGACTCTGGCCAGGATCTGTGTGTGAATTATGCAAGACTAAAGGCTAATGGTTCCTTCAGATTTACAGGTGAAAGCCTTGCCTTTTGCTTAACTTTTAAATAGCATGAGCAGGATGCACATAAAGTCTTTTACTGCATGATGTGAAATAATGTCAAGACAGCAAGCatgtaattaaaataactaCTCATCAGAGAGAGTCAAAAAAGATGgcatgtttatgtgttttcttttctttttttgttgttgttgggagGGTAAAGTTACAAAAGTCTTACTCAAGCTGCACACATCTTGCTTCAATTAAAGCCGTGGTCACTTTGCGCAACCCCGTGGAACGCTGGGTAAACAGGAGCTTTGTCCTGTAGATGTTACAGTTCACACTGatgcacaaaaatacacacacactcggcGCAGTGTTTGTTGGAGTGCGGTTCTGGTGGTTCCCTAAAGCATCAAACACACGTatcttttttcctgctttctgtgTGGTCCGTTCACCCCAGAATTATGAGCCCAACTATCAATGCAAGgtttattaaaacatatttcttgGAAGTGATCAGACTTCTTATTGTTATGTCGACACCAGACCACAGTTATGAGCTGCATTCACCAACTGATGCTTCAATCTGAGCTAACCACTGTCCCGATCACGCTGCTGCcctcagaaccaaacatcaCCAACTGGAACTTGAGGGACATAGCTGTATGTAAATACACTTCCCACAATGTTTTAGCAACACATAAAGATCCATGAGAAGAGAAGGTTAGAGGTTAAACAACGCAGCAGTAAAATTTTCCATTCAAAAtcaatcagtattttttttttctgttcctaaTAGTTGATCTTTTGTCATTTATAGGAAGAGTGCATCACATGATTGTCAGGTGTTACCTTGTGGCAATATAAAGAAAACTGCAGACTACAGAATTATTGACTCACAGCCTTTGTCATGAaccattagttgttttttttactaacattGCTGCAAGGATACAGAAAACATTCTCCAGGAAATATCCAGTTCCTGGATGGctttaatttgttcagtgaAGCTCAGAATAGATTCTTagaaagtttaaactttaaacccaATTTAATCTGAAAGGTGCACCATTCCAAGCTTTTAAAGTGTAGTGAACAGCTCTGATTTTCtaagctgaactcacatgcaaatcactctcccttCCCTTCCTCCTGAGTGTCATTCGGGTCACATTGGTGTCAAACTGTATGGAAATCAGGTTTAAAGGGTTCCCTTTATGTGCCGGAAGGTTGAAACGTGAGACCACCTTCTCGTTTGACAAAGATGGCCTCTTGGTTTGAGAGGTGTAAGggaagccatttttgtcaaacataaAGGAGGTCTCAGGTTTCAACTTTCAGTTCGCTGCAGcttaaaagcttggaactctgCACTCTTCAATTTGAAAAGAGAAAGCTCattggatgagaagcaaaatgtcttcaaaaaacaaaatggtacagttatctttgtttaaacttgctAGGGCAACCTTCACCAGCATATCACCGCATAGATTGAGTTAAAGTCAAACTTACACAAtagtttttagacatttttttgagtttgatgCACCAGATTAAACTGAATTAGATTGTTTTAAACTGTCATGTTCTCTGTTGGAACTGATGTTTCCATAGATGACCTTGAAGTGTCACGTACCTGAGGTAAGAGATGGTTCGGCCAGCTGACTGTGGAGGCTCTCCGGTGAGCACCCCAGCTCGGACTCTCCCAGCTTGTTCTCCCTACCGTCCCCGCAGGAAATCCCCTGGCCTTTTTCCGACCTGGGGGCCTCGGGGGGCTTGTCCAGGTCGATATCTCCTGCAGGCGTGGAAGTCATCAAGGCGCTGACTAAAGTCATGGCAGGGGCTGCGCTACTTTCAGTTGAGGTGGAGTCTGTGCTTGCCAGTCCATAAAACTCCTCCTGTTTTACCAGCAATTTGTTGGACAGATCTTTGGGCCTCACCTGAGCCTGGGACAATGGCACACAGAGTTCAGGACTTGGGTTGGATGGTGGGACTAGGGAGGAGGTGTGGATGAGAGGAGCAGAAAGACCAACCAAAGATGTAACGCATGTCTCTCTATTAGATGAACCCATCTTTTCTTGAATGGCCCTTTCTCTCGCTCTTTCACAGtcacttctgtcttttttggtctcttctctgtctctctctcctttGAGGCCTCCACATGAGCAGGTTTCTAGCATCCCAGGAATCACAGCCTGGCTACAGTCCTCATTCTCCCCTACTTCCAGCGGCTCACGGATAGGAATGACGCACGTGCAAGACCCTGTCAAAAGCGAAGACGTATTCACAACCTCTTCTTCTGACAACTCCTCCGGTTCTCCAGACCCTTTGCGCTCATTGTCTGTCACCGTTCTCTCCTTTAGcccttcattttctttcattctctTTGTGGAGGGCAGGGAGACCTTCACAAAGGAAACAGAGGCAGGAACGGTGCATGGGGCATCCATTTCAGGACCGTGGGGGGCTTGGCAGATGAGTTTTGTGACTTCACATGGTGTACATCTGAAGCCCCCAGGGCCTTCTCCTGCTGTTCCACTGTGGTAAAGAGGGGCCAAAGTCTcctagaataataataataataataataaaatgtaaaaaaaaaagcattcaaaaCCACTGCTATTTCTGAATGAATAGTTAGTTCTGTGATTTTCTAAATTTCAACCTTGTAGGATCAAATATAGAAGTGGTTTACTGTATTTACCTTTTTACATCACGTTTTACATCATAATTGTAGtctaaaatgtttgtaactGTAATTGGAACATATTATTTCCTTGgctttttaacagaaatgtcacaGTACCTGCTGTATCCTGGTCCTCTTCAGATTCTGGACACAAGATCGCAGATTTACTAATGAAGAAACAACACAGGGAAACCTATTAGTCGATAAAATACAGAGAAGAAAGCTGCTGATGAGCTGAAGCTGACGGACTCCGGAGTGTTTGAACGTACCAGAGAGTAACTTGAGTTTGTCCTTGTAGCAGAAGAGCAGCAGGATGAGGAGACACAGAACAGTAATGACTGACAGCACTGAAACTAAAATCCAGGGGAACGGAGTAACTGTAAGAAAGAAATAtcacagtttgctttttttagtctAAATCTGTCATCATGAGTCCAGAACCacgcaaacattttaaaccattCCTCCATCACTTATTTCTTTATACTTTGATTCCATAGAGCCAGCAtttcttttagtcttttaaagtCGTCTCGGTCTATTCAAGGTTTTACTTTGAACCTTGGCAGCgttattatttactttaaaacattttcactccaCTTCTTGTAACCGAACATGACAATATACTATGCAGTTTGCTCAAATACAATCTGTATTCATCCCCAAAATGGCATTATTGATCCGAAAATGGTGGACTTTCTGTTGGGTTTAGgtccaaaaaactttttttctgtgcctTTGTGAGTTCTACATACAAACCAAACTTCAGAGCTTTAAGTAAAACTAGTTCTAGGAGCTGACAAATTAGGGGGCACTTATTATTGTGGCCTTTATCAGataaaaagttttacttttaaggTGTTCACAaatttatttggctttttgtgTATATTTAGACCACTAAGATTAATAATAttaggagaataaaaaaaacaaaactaccttTACTACAGGTCTTTGTACAACCTTCAGTGTCCGGGCCTAATGAGAGATGATTCAAGAGTTTTGCACAGtttagaaaatctaaaaaaagtcaaaataaaaagaaaaagaaaacaaagcgtTGCTCTTAAAAGCTCCtagtttttttcctcaactaatgtttttgtgtttaaacctcACCTCATTATATTTCTCCAGAGATTTGacatgactttgttttgtttggggaACGGCTGCAGTCAAAGTGTCCACGTCTTACCTGGGACATGCTGTCCACACACGGCGTCGGACTGGGCACTGCCTGGCTGCATCTCTCGTCTGCCCTCGGCTTTACAACTGGAGAAacgagacaaaaacacagagtgaaATGGAATGTCTGCACTAAAGCACATTTAAGTAGGTTTTTCCTAGGTCCATCATCATCTTTTACAGATCCATGGTAAACATATTCAAGCTGTCCACCTACAATTTCCCTCCACAATACATTAAACATATTCCAGGCcaaaactgtttgtgtgtttggggtAGGAACTTACTTGGTCCACAGTTTGCATTGCTCAGTATTGTCCTTATCAGAATAAAAGCCATCTTTACATGGAACACACACTTTCCTTGCATATGTTGACCCTAAagagtaaacacacacattatcaCACACTGATAAATGACCTCTTTGTAAAGACGTTAGATTTCTGCTCCGTGTTCGGGTGTCTCACCGGGGTCGTCCTCAATCCCACTGCCAGCAGGACAGGTTGGGATGAGCTCACAGAATTCACAGTTGATGGGGTGACACTGGCGGCTAGGCTGGCAGCGACACGGCTCCTCTTCCGTAAAGCTCTCGTTCTCTTCACTTCTTTCCATAAATCCCTTTCCTGGAGGTCAGAATAAAAGGGAAGTTGAAACTATTTGAAGTCaaggtgaattttttttttttaccaggctTCGCTGCAGAGGTGTAAGGTTAATTCTGATAACTGTGCAAATGTATTTTCATCTTCATATCTTCAGTCAATAAGATGCCAAAATGactattatttaattaattgttatatttgaataaaacatacaCATTGTGATCATTAgagtatttgttttgtgtgtgtttacaaaag includes the following:
- the tnfrsf11a gene encoding tumor necrosis factor receptor superfamily member 11A isoform X1, which translates into the protein MGRNLSSGWIFRGWIIWCILVAFYAQDTVSKSNQCGENRYLRDSRCCKKCQPGERVLSHCTQSEQTTCLKCNHHEYQPGWTSKTTCIPKKYCDTGKGFMERSEENESFTEEEPCRCQPSRQCHPINCEFCELIPTCPAGSGIEDDPGSTYARKVCVPCKDGFYSDKDNTEQCKLWTNCKAEGRREMQPGSAQSDAVCGQHVPVTPFPWILVSVLSVITVLCLLILLLFCYKDKLKLLSVNLRSCVQNLKRTRIQQETLAPLYHSGTAGEGPGGFRCTPCEVTKLICQAPHGPEMDAPCTVPASVSFVKVSLPSTKRMKENEGLKERTVTDNERKGSGEPEELSEEEVVNTSSLLTGSCTCVIPIREPLEVGENEDCSQAVIPGMLETCSCGGLKGERDREETKKDRSDCERARERAIQEKMGSSNRETCVTSLVGLSAPLIHTSSLVPPSNPSPELCVPLSQAQVRPKDLSNKLLVKQEEFYGLASTDSTSTESSAAPAMTLVSALMTSTPAGDIDLDKPPEAPRSEKGQGISCGDGRENKLGESELGCSPESLHSQLAEPSLTSGLVSGNHNTTFISSGQVMNVTGDVIVVYVSQMSNSSDEGGQDTAFGSPVQEEASETAQFFQNSLRSQRDCISQSTLREETLPVQEMIKERLLVK
- the tnfrsf11a gene encoding tumor necrosis factor receptor superfamily member 11A isoform X2, whose amino-acid sequence is MERSEENESFTEEEPCRCQPSRQCHPINCEFCELIPTCPAGSGIEDDPGSTYARKVCVPCKDGFYSDKDNTEQCKLWTNCKAEGRREMQPGSAQSDAVCGQHVPVTPFPWILVSVLSVITVLCLLILLLFCYKDKLKLLSVNLRSCVQNLKRTRIQQETLAPLYHSGTAGEGPGGFRCTPCEVTKLICQAPHGPEMDAPCTVPASVSFVKVSLPSTKRMKENEGLKERTVTDNERKGSGEPEELSEEEVVNTSSLLTGSCTCVIPIREPLEVGENEDCSQAVIPGMLETCSCGGLKGERDREETKKDRSDCERARERAIQEKMGSSNRETCVTSLVGLSAPLIHTSSLVPPSNPSPELCVPLSQAQVRPKDLSNKLLVKQEEFYGLASTDSTSTESSAAPAMTLVSALMTSTPAGDIDLDKPPEAPRSEKGQGISCGDGRENKLGESELGCSPESLHSQLAEPSLTSGLVSGNHNTTFISSGQVMNVTGDVIVVYVSQMSNSSDEGGQDTAFGSPVQEEASETAQFFQNSLRSQRDCISQSTLREETLPVQEMIKERLLVK